From Rhodamnia argentea isolate NSW1041297 chromosome 10, ASM2092103v1, whole genome shotgun sequence, a single genomic window includes:
- the LOC115735015 gene encoding pentatricopeptide repeat-containing protein At5g12100, mitochondrial produces the protein MMAKRLRCLPKLLRLAPPAKSPTAISLPPSSSLCTGPPPSTPEPAQDVGVRDRERHEQVRRIRLLLQQGRTDAARRQIKSLVLYEKLFSSPSVIFTLFSLSCPLLKGSFSDMLLSVYADSKLTREASEVYSLMKGDGLFPSLGSFNLLLESLVMSKRFDEALVFFGEIFRSDVRPDRFTFAKAIQAAAKLGDSSRGFELMDDMKRRGINPNAFIYNLMISALCKEKRVRDAEKLFDEMSKKNVVATVVTYNSLIDGYCKMGEMKKAFDLRERMDRENVQPNLITFNSLLYGLCRAQRMEEAKRVMDEMEAHGLVADGFTYSILFDCHLRSGNVDASLDLCDEVLGKGVKMNMYTCSILLNALCKAGKLEKAVEALDKLIADGLDPDVAVYNTLVSGYCQRNDLDGAISMIEQMEVAGVKPNSVSFNCLISKSCDLKKMERAEYWVQKMSDKGVSANVETFNILIDGYGRMCHFDRCFQVLEQMENNGLKPNVVSYGSLINCLCNDGKLIEAECVLGDMVARGILPNAHIFNMLIDSSCAAGKMNTAFTFFQEMLKSEIAPTVVTYNALINGLCKSGKPLEAENLIPRMTSNGYAPDVITYNSLISGYSGVGNSQKCLELYEKMKALGIGPTLKTYHPLISGCSKEGTTVVDRLLEEMSEMNLAPDRLVCNEVIRCYVEHGDVQRAFAVYQDMLDRGLQADKMTFNNLIRGRFKEGTLSSVNDLVNCMKASNLSPKADTYHVLVKGYCDQKNFVGAYAWYREMIENGFSLNDSSCHELIAGLKQEGNLRESEVVCLEMSNPNPGSDENLSLVAKM, from the coding sequence ATGATGGCGAAGCGCCTCCGTTGTCTTCCGAAGCTCCTCCGCCTCGCTCCGCCCGCCAAGAGCCCGACCGCCATCTCTCTCCccccttcctcctctctctgcACAGGCCCTCCCCCGTCGACCCCCGAGCCGGCTCAAGATGTCGGCGTCCGAGACCGGGAACGCCACGAGCAAGTCCGTAGGATCCGACTTCTCCTGCAACAGGGTCGCACCGATGCTGCTCGGAGGCAAATCAAGTCCCTCGTCCTGTACGAGAAGCTCTTCTCCTCGCCTTCGGTCATAttcactctcttctctctctcctgcccGCTCCTCAAGGGCAGCTTCTCCGACATGCTTTTGTCGGTCTATGCCGATTCCAAGCTGACCCGCGAAGCTTCCGAGGTTTATTCATTGATGAAAGGGGACGGTTTGTTTCCTAGTCTCGGTTCTTTCAACCTTTTGCTCGAGTCTTTGGTGATGAGTAAGCGGTTCGATGAGGCGCTTGTTTTTTTCGGGGAGATATTCCGGTCTGATGTGAGGCCGGACCGGTTTACGTTTGCGAAAGCCATTCAGGCTGCGGCGAAATTGGGGGACTCGAGTAGGGGCTTCGAGTTGATGGATGATATGAAGAGGAGAGGGATTAATCCGAATGCGTTTATCTACAATCTGATGATCAGTGCGCTTTGCAAAGAGAAGAGGGTAAGGGATGCGGAGAagttgtttgatgaaatgtctaAGAAAAATGTGGTTGCCACCGTGGTCACTTATAACTCGTTGATTGATGGGTATTGTAAGATGGGGGAGATGAAGAAGGCGTTTGACCTGAGGGAGAGGATGGACAGGGAGAATGTGCAGCCTAATCTCATCACATTCAATTCGTTGCTTTATGGCCTGTGCCGAGCACAGAGGATGGAGGAGGCAAAGAGAGTGATGGATGAGATGGAAGCTCATGGCCTCGTGGCCGATGGTTTCACATACAGCATTCTTTTCGATTGCCATCTTAGGTCTGGCAACGTGGATGCGTCATTGGACCTTTGTGATGAAGTTTTGGGGAAAGGTGTTAAAATGAATATGTACACTTGTAGCATCTTGTTGAATGCTTTGTGCAAAGCAGGGAAGTTGGAGAAGGCTGTGGAGGCTTTGGATAAGTTGATCGCGGATGGACTTGATCCAGATGTCGCTGTATATAACACGCTTGTGAGCGGATATTGTCAGAGAAATGATCTGGATGGAGCCATTTCAATGATCGAACAAATGGAAGTTGCTGGGGTGAAGCCAAATTCTGTTAGCTTCAATTGCTTGATCAGCAAGTCATGCGACctgaagaagatggagagggCGGAGTATTGGGTACAGAAGATGTCGGACAAGGGAGTTTCAGCAAATGTGGAGACATTTAACATTTTGATTGATGGCTATGGACGCATGTGCCATTTTGATAGGTGCTTTCAGGTTCTAGAACAAATGGAAAACAATGGTTTAAAACCAAATGTTGTGAGCTATGGGTCTCTAATAAATTGTCTATGCAACGATGGTAAGCTCATTGAGGCTGAATGTGTACTTGGGGATATGGTAGCTCGAGGGATATTGCCAAATGCGCATATATTCAATATGCTAATTGACAGCAGTTGTGCTGCTGGAAAGATGAATACTGCCTTCACTTTCTTTCAGGAGATGCTGAAAAGTGAGATTGCTCCAACAGTTGTTACATATAATGCTCTGATTAATGGGTTATGCAAAAGTGGGAAGCCACTGGAAGCGGAGAACTTGATTCCCCGGATGACAAGTAATGGCTATGCTCCTGATGTTATCACATACAACTCTCTGATCTCAGGATATTCTGGTGTAGGGAATTCCCAAAAGTGTCTCGAGTTATACGAGAAAATGAAAGCTTTGGGAATTGGGCCCACTTTAAAAACATACCATCCATTAATTAGTGGATGCAGCAAAGAAGGAACAACTGTTGTGGATAGACTACTTGAGGAAATGTCGGAGATGAATTTGGCTCCCGATAGATTGGTATGTAATGAAGTCATTCGATGTTATGTCGAGCATGGAGACGTTCAGAGGGCTTTTGCTGTGTACCAGGATATGTTAGATCGGGGACTTCAGGCCGACAAAATGACTTTCAATAACTTGATTAGGGGGCGGTTCAAAGAAGGAACTTTGTCTTCAGTGAATGATCTTGTTAATTGCATGAAGGCCAGTAACTTGTCTCCTAAAGCAGATACCTATCATGTACTGGTAAAGGGAtattgtgatcaaaaaaattttgttgGGGCATATGCTTGGTATAGAGAAATGATCGAGAATGGTTTCTCGTTGAATGACTCTTCATGCCATGAGCTAATTGCTGGCCTCAAACAAGAGGGGAACTTACGAGAATCCGAGGTAGTTTGCTTGGAAATGAGCAATCCGAATCCTGGTAGTGATGAAAACCTCTCCCTGGTTGCAAAGATGTAG
- the LOC115735018 gene encoding peroxiredoxin-2E-1, chloroplastic, producing MAASLSISRLLTTTSATATAAAASSLLPPKSLSFASLAVPRRSSLAIPRRLVRLGKPLRLSTAATPTRAAISVGDKLPDASLSYFDPAGELQTTTVSALTAGKKSILFAVPGAFTPTCSQKHLPGFVEKAGELKAKGVDTIACISVNDAFVMRAWKESLGIGDAVMLLSDGNGNFTRAIGCELDLTDQPVGLGVRSRRYALLAEDGVVKVLNLEEGGAFTFSGAEDMLKVL from the coding sequence ATGGCAgcttctctctccatctccaGACTCCTCACCACCacctccgccaccgccaccgccgccgccgcctcctccctTCTCCCTCCCAAATCCCTCTCCTTCGCCTCCCTCGCCGTCCCCCGCCGCTCCTCCCTCGCCATCCCCCGCCGCCTCGTCCGCCTCGGCAAGCCCCTCCGCCTCTCCACCGCCGCCACCCCCACCCGCGCCGCCATATCCGTGGGCGACAAGCTCCCGGACGCCAGCCTCTCCTACTTCGACCCCGCCGGCGAGCTCCAGACCACCACGGTCTCCGCCCTCACCGCCGGGAAGAAGTCGATCCTCTTCGCCGTCCCGGGGGCCTTCACCCCGACGTGCTCGCAGAAGCACCTGCCGGGGTTCGTGGAGAAGGCGGGGGAGCTGAAGGCGAAGGGCGTGGACACCATCGCGTGCATCTCGGTGAACGACGCCTTCGTGATGCGGGCGTGGAAGGAGAGCCTGGGGATCGGCGACGCGGTCATGCTGCTGTCGGACGGGAACGGGAATTTCACGAGGGCGATTGGGTGCGAGCTCGACCTGACCGACCAGCCGGTGGGGCTCGGGGTGCGGTCGCGGCGGTATGCGCTGCTCGCGGAGGACGGCGTCGTGAAGGTGCTCAACCTGGAGGAAGGTGGGGCCTTCACCTTCAGTGGTGCCGAGGATATGCTCAAAGTCCTGTAG